Within the bacterium genome, the region GATCTTGCGAATGCGCGGCAAGGGACTGCGGTCGCTGAACGGCTACAACACCGGCGATGAGCTCGTGGACATCCGTTTGCTGGTTCCGCAGAAGTTGACAGCCCGTGAACGCGAGTTGCTCGCCGAACTCAAAGACTCGGAGAATTTTCGCCAGTCCGCCTCGGACAAGGGCTTTTTCAAGCGAGCTAAATCGGTCTTCGGTTCGTGACCGACAAATTAGGTTTTCGCCGCGAGACGCTGCTCTGGCTCCTGGCCGTCGCGCTGGTTTTCGGTCTGGGAACGAGAGTGGTTCAAGAAATCCGTCACCGCGAACTGCGTTATCCGTTTGCGGTCGTGCGGGACGATGCCGAAGTGCGCGCGCTGCGGAGTCGCGCCGATTCGATTCTCGCGCTCCGGCAGGCGGCCGCTGCTGCGCCGATCAACATCAACACCGCCGGTGCGGCGGAGTTCCAGCGTCTCGACGGCATCGGCGAAGTTCTGTCGGCGCGCATCGTTGCCTACCGCGAGGCGCACGGCCCGTTCCGTACGGTGGACGAGCTCGACAACGTGTCCGGCATCGGTCCCAAACGTTTGGCCGCGATTCGCGAACGCTGCGTCGTAGATTCGCTGTAACGTTTCGTTCGCGGCAAGCCGCGCTGTGTGTGATTTGCACGTCACCGGGAGGAATTCATCATGGCCGTCCGACTTTCCTCTGGTTCCCATCGCCATTCCCGACCGGCCCCGCTCCGACCGACCGCCGCGCGAACTCTGGAAGCGGTCTTCGATATTTTGGCGGGAGAAATCGAAGACCGCCGCGTGCTCGATCTGTTCGCCGGAGTCGGATCCTACGGCATCATGGCGCTGAAGCAGGGCGCGGCGTCGGCGACGCTCGTGGACAAGGCTCACGCGACGGTGCGCCGCATGCTGAAAGCCGTCCAGCAGTTCCATCTTGACGAACGCGCGTTCGTCTATCACGAAGACGTTTTTCACTTCCTGCATCGGACGGGCGGGAACGAAACCTTCGATCTGATTTTCTGTGATCCGCCCTATGAGGAATTGGCTCCCGCTCAGGTGATCGGCGAAA harbors:
- a CDS encoding helix-hairpin-helix domain-containing protein, which translates into the protein MLWLLAVALVFGLGTRVVQEIRHRELRYPFAVVRDDAEVRALRSRADSILALRQAAAAAPININTAGAAEFQRLDGIGEVLSARIVAYREAHGPFRTVDELDNVSGIGPKRLAAIRERCVVDSL
- a CDS encoding RsmD family RNA methyltransferase, producing MAVRLSSGSHRHSRPAPLRPTAARTLEAVFDILAGEIEDRRVLDLFAGVGSYGIMALKQGAASATLVDKAHATVRRMLKAVQQFHLDERAFVYHEDVFHFLHRTGGNETFDLIFCDPPYEELAPAQVIGEIMAAGVLAHGGVLIFEHSRRQAPPDIPPLILRKSRVFGDTTISIWDRP